CAATGGTAAATAACGTATCCCCTTTTTTAACCAAATCATTGTCCTTTACATAGACTTTAGCGATAAAACCACCCACCCGTGGAATGATCGGGCTCATGTTTTTCTCTACCTGCGCATCGTCTGTAGTCTCATGCGCCTGGCCATGCATATATTTATACGCCCCATAAGCCCCTCCGAAGATGACCAATGCAGCCAAAACAATTGTAAATTTTTTATTTGTACCTTTTTTTTCAGGTGCGTTTTCTACTGTATTTTCCATGTCTAGATTAATTGCTATTTAATGTTTAAAGACCCATTTGCTAACAGCAGGTCGTAATATTTTTCAATGGTGTTTGCTTTGCTGATTGCCAGATTGATCTTGCTTTGCAGCTGCTGTACGTCTGCGGTCAACAAGTCGTCGGTATCTGCGATACCATTATCGTACTTATCTTTGGTGATCCGATAATTTTCAACAGCCTGATCCACCGCCTGATGATAGACCACATCCTGCTTTTGTGCCAGCATATAGTTTTCATTGGCCTGTTGAACCTGCACTTTTACCTTGTCATTTAATAATTCAATATGCTCATCAATTTCCTTGATACGGTTTTTTGCCACATTCACTTCTCTTTTATTTTTGTAAAGCGAACCGATATCGTAAGAAACGCCGATGCCAACCATGGCAGCATTCGTCACGGTAACCACCTTTTGAAGACCAAAAGCATTGTATCCAGCTGTTGCAGCAACAGTTGGCATGGCAGCCGCTTTTGTTACTTTCAACTGATCTTCAGCAACCAAACGTTGCGATTCCATCGATTTTAGATCTGAGCGCGAGGTTTTTGCTGCATCATATGATGCTTTTAAGCCCAAATCCACACCTGTGACTTCGCCCAAATTGATCTGATCCAGTTGGGTATCTTCATCAATTTTCAAGAAATTAGCCAATTGATAATTCAGCACCTTGATATTTTTCTGTGCTTCCTGAAGCGAAACCTGATAGTTTGAAAGCTGCAGTTCTGCTTTTAATAAGTCATTACGTGCGATCAAAC
The Sphingobacterium multivorum genome window above contains:
- a CDS encoding TolC family protein, which encodes MKNKLANLSALLLLSPMGLLAQDNKHMTLEEIIHLAANQSVEAKSADTKIWGRQLEVETAKSKQLPDAKLSGQYMAMTTPNVNLKLALGGGGSAPDIAANQLWLGQASVSMPIYTGGRIKGGIAIAKDVLKAEEYNAVASKEQLAIRAVNLYLSLYKAQQTNLLIAENIKQSEQRVSDFKAMLDNGLIARNDLLKAELQLSNYQVSLQEAQKNIKVLNYQLANFLKIDEDTQLDQINLGEVTGVDLGLKASYDAAKTSRSDLKSMESQRLVAEDQLKVTKAAAMPTVAATAGYNAFGLQKVVTVTNAAMVGIGVSYDIGSLYKNKREVNVAKNRIKEIDEHIELLNDKVKVQVQQANENYMLAQKQDVVYHQAVDQAVENYRITKDKYDNGIADTDDLLTADVQQLQSKINLAISKANTIEKYYDLLLANGSLNIK